In the Thunnus albacares chromosome 10, fThuAlb1.1, whole genome shotgun sequence genome, GGTCCGATGATAACAGCTGAAAGAGAAGGTTGAAAAATTGTGTGCAACCAATTGTGTTAAATTTATTTAGTATGAATcatcaaatcacattttctgttgtttggacactacaaaaatgtttaactacAATCTCATCATGTAATCGTGCCAGAATTTTACACGGCTCATACCAGTCTGACACTGCCGCGtgtctcctttcttctttttcttagcTTTGGGTTTGAGCGCACGGTTGGCGCCAAGCCCCTCTCGGATTTGCAGAAACGGTGTAGCTGCTCCATTCTTCACCTGATCAATGGTATTACCTAAACAAACATGACAGTTTAGATTTTACTATCAACAGGATGGGTAACACTTTTCAGTGTGAGACCAGATTAAATGGGCCGTTTTAAAAACAAGTTTGTGTTGTGGCACCTTCATGtcataaatgttatatatatacaaatatctCGTTATTGAATAAGTCATCTAACAGGAATGCTGCTGTGCAGCAGCGTCTTCCGAATGATACACTTTCAACAGTCAAAGACCTGGTTGTTTTGACCTGTCTGACAAAATGCATTAAAAGCTTTTGATCAAGTGGCTTTGTAACAAAAGAACCTActgatgtcatcatcatcatcctcatcactgtcatcatcatcatcctcttcttcttttgaatGGTTCTTAACTGCCATGTAGACCATCTTGTCACGGCCAACTCCCAGTCTGCCTGATGATGCAGCCTCGAGGTCTGGATGGCCATTCTGGTAATCATCCTCTGTTATTACCTCTGTTCCACCTGGAAAAGTACCaaaattaacaattaaaatcACATCTCTGATCTATATTCAGTTTAACAGGGAAGAATCTAAAAGGTAATATCTTACATTGTTGAAATGACTGATGATTGTCATTTACCTAAATCGTCGTCTGCTTCAGCTTTGAAAATGTAGACTTTGATGACCTCAGAGCCGTCCTCCTCCTTGGACTCCTTGTCTTCCATTACCTCAGTGCTGATCTCAAGGGGAGTGTCTCCAATGTCCAACTTCTCTCCCACCTCATCcactaaatgacaaaaataaaatgaaacaaataaccTTTGTTATCAAATTGTACATTAGCAATAATAAACACCATATTGCATAAGAACAGTGTCTTCTAGGTTGTGCCATCATATAGGAAGCTGTCTTACAGGAGATCATAAGATAATCCTCGGAGCTGCTTCTtgcatcatcatcctcatctgtCTGCAGGGGAACAGCCTCAGTTGGCAGCTGTTCGTGGATTATGGTCTCGGAGTTGGCCTCTGTCACGATCAACCCTTCTGTCACAAGCTGGTGGTCCAGAGTGTTGTCTTGGTGCTCAGAAAGCAGCTCGGCCACAAACACCTGGTCTGGCATGTCATGATGGTGGTGGTTCGAGTCCTGGATGAGGTCTGAGGTGAGGacatggtggtggtgggggtcaAGAGCTTCCTCTATTGCAACCTCTGTCCCCAGAATATTCTCAGGCATGATCACACTGTGCTCTGAGGTCACCATGTCCTCACTGGACATTTCATGGCTCTCTACCCCTTGAGACTGCAAACTTTCTACATCTACCTCTAGACCTTCAACAACCTCTGCTTCCAAGCCCTCTACTTCCACCTCTTCCTCAAGGCCCTCAACAACATGAGCTTCCAGGTCTTCCACATCTACCTCAGTTTCCAGACCCTCTACCACTTGTGCCTCTAGACCCTCCACTTCTACCTCACCCTCTAGGCCTTCGACAACTTGAGCCTCAAGCTCTACCACCTGTGTCTGTAGCCCTTCAACCACCTCTGCTTCTAAGCCCTCTACATCTGTGTGTAAACTCTCCACCACTTCGGTCTCCAGTCCTTCAACCACTTCTGTCTCCAGGCCTTGAACCACCTGCGTCTCCAGGCCTTCCACCTCAAGCCCATGCTCTAGGAGGATGCCCTCATCCGTCATCACATCGGAAAGAAGCATGCCCTCGGGCACAGAGACCACAATGTGCTCCCCATCAATGTGAGCCAGACCCCCCATGCCTGCAACTGTAAACACAATAGAAAAGAGGGTTACATGACAACAACAGACTAGCAATAAATGCTACAATCTATGGCTTTCTGTACactgaaattacaaaaaaagatgTCAGCGTATCTTGTGACATGTTAATGATCACAGTATCACATTCTTGTtgtactagtgcagtgcccgttaattaaattaatactGTTAATGTGAGGTGTGAATCACTATATACTAGGGATGTGTGCAATGATTAtaatttttaaatctttttttaattattttaaacattatttgttaacttttatttagtgagttgttgtcatgttttgtaGGATAATGTGTAATGTTCATAATGCCACAGCGCCACacattttggcatttaaaatacaaattgttTATTGAAGAATGTGATTAATCCTCTGGAACCGAGTGTAGCATCGATGCTGGATCATGTTCTACAAAACATTAACTAACTTTGGAACCGTTAATGATATTGACAAGCTTTTTTTTGACTGAAGCGTGAGATTCTCAGCTTTCTGAGGCACCTTGAACAGTGCCTTTATGACCATCGGGGATGATTTACATTGTGTGCAATCAGGTGATATGGTAACAGAGCTTGCTGGCTTACAGAATTAGATTGTCTATTTTCCAATGATATATAACACTTTGATATTTACTCTCAAAGGTGATACTGaccaaaataaaaagacagCACCAAAATGTATGTATTGTCACATTTACTATTAAAAAAATGCCCAGGACAATATGCAAATAGTTGACTGTAACTCACTGAGTTACAGCcaataaataattaacatttaataattaacatttcTTATCCAAACACCACACTCAACACTACTGTTCCTTGGGTCCTCAACAATACACCCACCAAGCGTGAAGTCAATTGGACGAACGGTTGTTGAGAAaagcgacacacacacacacacagactacttCCTTTACAGTAGATGCAGTGATAATGTCAGACTAACCACATTATAATAGTGCAAATATAATTTACTTAAGTGATAGCACTTGAACTCTCAAGAAACCAACAGTGGAATATGAAAAAGGTAGTATATTATTTGACTTGTATGACAGATTTCAGCTTTAAGATGTGCTTGTTTACAATACAACAGTCATCACTCTGTCCTACTTGACACTTACCAAAGTCTTGCATGATCATAGTATGGGGCATCTTCAGCTCCTGTGTGTGTAGCTCCAACACCCCTCCACCTTGGTCCATGTCTTTACtcagaaaaatgactgaaaatgaccATATACACAACGTTagctgttttatttcacttgtGAGTGCACATAactaaaaatgaaagtgaaagcaACAACTGACACGCTAGCCACATGGGCTAGCATTTAATACATACCTTCACATTTGATGACAAGAACCTTAGAATAAAACCAATAGGATATTTGATGTGCTTCCTTCCATCAAGGTTATCAACCCttctgacaaagaaaaacacacacataagcatcACTGATAGAGAGGGTTATGTAATCAGTCTAAATGCTGTAaagataatttaaaaacaaattttgtttttttatttcttttaaaacaaactaTCCAAATTGGTTCAGGTTCATAATAAGGGCACTGGTGTGCCCCCACATATAATGGACTCTGTACAACTTGAAtacagaagacagaaaaactgTCTGTTGCCACTGAGAAGGGGGCTGGTATGTTGTTGACCAGTGGCTCCATCCATTGCCTATCAGTAGTACTACAGGCAGCCTCAACCTGGGGACATAGAGAGCTATACACCTGGAGCCAGTTGAGCCTGATGGCTACAGCTCAACTGAGACCACGGGCGAGCTCACAGGCAGTGCGTCCCTTAGCTCTCAGAAGATGAGTCCTACTTGTTtttgtggtggtgggggggaaaTGCATTGTCGTCACATGACGGTTCAAAATACGCCAAATATGTCATGTCTGCAGTGATCTGAGGTTGAGTTATGGGTGCATGTTTTTTTCGCGGATATATCATTCCAGGATAAAAAACCAACACTGTGTGGTCATactaatcattttaaataagtGTTGTACTCTGGAGTCTCTTTGCACAAAACTACACATGCTCCGCGTTTATGGCCGCCTATGAAAGTACCGTAGACGTTATGCAATGCATACTCGGGCGGCTACCGCCCTCCACCCACCGGAGCTAACTAGCAGGCGAGCTAGGGCTGGTCCTCCCAGCGCCATTTTGTTTTAGCATAATGGCTAATTCAAGGCAACCAAGAACCGATCTAATTAGACCATTTAAGCATCGTGTACATATAATGTTGCAATATTAATAAAGTCACCAGCACAAGCAACAAACTGGTATGCCTCAAGAGTTTATTGTATTATCTGTCGCAGTAATCTCCGTGGCAACGGCCGTCCGTTTGGCTAGCTAGCTTGCTAAGCTAAGTAGAGCCGCTTGTGCCGCATTATCTTCCATGTTGTTTTTCCACAAGGCTGAAAGAGGCCCGCTACGGCCGACTGGGCCCTTGCGTCTTATTCCACATGCCTTTCTGATCgattcaaaataaaattaccTGATAACGTCGTCTCCCGACTCTATCGGTGTTTCTCCGCCTTGTCCGTTTTGtctgttattgttttggtttatttttgacGGTAAGCTAAGTGCGGCCTGCAGTTTTGGATCCCCGGGCACTCTTTGCTAGGCCTCGGCCAATCAGCTTGCGTCCTGACGAGCAGAGGGAGGGCGGGGGGCAGACAATGCGTGGCCTCGTTTACCGCTGATCCCTTACTATTTGCGTCATGCATAAGAGAGCAGTTACATTAACACACTCATTCTCTTAATGGGAACATAGGCTATTTATGCTCTGATCTTAAGACATAAGATTGAACGCTATCACACAGActtataattttttttcatgtggttGCAGACTGTGCGCTCACACTTTGTATGCGCACGAGGCCTGTAGGCCATTTTGTCACAAGGGGTGTGTAGCATTGAGCATTCATTTGAGAAGCGTTTTGGTCTTGCTGCACCCAGGAAATATCCGggacatgctgctgctgctatgtTGTGCCGCATAATGAGACTAATTAGCCTGTGATGCAAACAGACCTCCACTTGGCATGCATATATTACAAGTGAACACACATGCAATTATAGTTTCGGGGTAgactttattattcattttcattacagCTCCCAAATTTTCAGAGGCACTCTGCATGAGGGTGCATAGCTGGCACAAGGCCTTCGtgc is a window encoding:
- the znf711 gene encoding zinc finger protein 711, producing MDQGGGVLELHTQELKMPHTMIMQDFVAGMGGLAHIDGEHIVVSVPEGMLLSDVMTDEGILLEHGLEVEGLETQVVQGLETEVVEGLETEVVESLHTDVEGLEAEVVEGLQTQVVELEAQVVEGLEGEVEVEGLEAQVVEGLETEVDVEDLEAHVVEGLEEEVEVEGLEAEVVEGLEVDVESLQSQGVESHEMSSEDMVTSEHSVIMPENILGTEVAIEEALDPHHHHVLTSDLIQDSNHHHHDMPDQVFVAELLSEHQDNTLDHQLVTEGLIVTEANSETIIHEQLPTEAVPLQTDEDDDARSSSEDYLMISLDEVGEKLDIGDTPLEISTEVMEDKESKEEDGSEVIKVYIFKAEADDDLGGTEVITEDDYQNGHPDLEAASSGRLGVGRDKMVYMAVKNHSKEEEDDDDDSDEDDDDDISNTIDQVKNGAATPFLQIREGLGANRALKPKAKKKKKGDTRQCQTAVIIGPDGMPLTVYPCHICGKKFRSRGFLKCHMKNHPDHLLKKKYQCTDCDFTTNKKVSFHNHLESHKLLSHNSERSPEYTEYARRYHESSPLGSDKLIVKDREPKLHHCKYCDYETAEQGLLNRHLLAVHSKNFAHVCVECAKGFRHPSELKKHMRTHTGEKPYHCPHCEFRCADQSNLKTHIKSKHGADLPFKCSHCPQAYADARELQRHIEMVQGHKTHQCPHCEHKSTNSSDLKRHIISVHTKDFPHQCDVCEKGFHRPSELKKHAETHKGNKVHQCRHCNFNAPDTFTLSRHILSLHTKDLPFKCKRCRRGFRQPAELKKHMKTHSGRKVYQCQYCEYNSTDASGFKRHVISIHTKDYPHRCDYCTKGFRRPSEKSQHIARHHKDMLM